ATCGCTTGAAATGTGAAGCTGATAATCACCTGCAGCTATGACCTCCATGCTCTGCTCTTTTGCAGCAGGAATTTAGCAATATTTTTGTATGTCTCTTGAAGTTATATTCAATCTTATTTTCATGTCTGAGTCACCCGTTCATTTCTTTCAGTGGTATGTTTTCAGTGCTTTATTCGATATGTAGGTTTCTCTACTAATGCATCATGTGCAAATTTGAAAGGACATGCTAATGTGTTTTTACCAGGGAACTATATCTATCTCAATATTCATAGACATATGTATAAGAGCCACTATATGCTAGTCATAGGAAGTGCCTCACTAGAGATCACTACTTTTTGATACATGGATGGCGTGTTTCATTTTATGCTGTTGTTCAAATTTTGACCAGCCTTGGTTTTTCTCCCTTGTATTCTTTGTTTTTAACTAAGTAGGAAGTCATTGTAAGTCTGGTCCTTCGACAATTAAGTATCAAATGCCAGAGGATCCAGCAAAGATCATTACAAGTTCAGTACCCCCTTCTTATTCTGTTAAAATCAAGGAAGCAGGTATCGGTTAATATCTCTGTGCATAACTTTGTGAACTAGGATGTAACTTCTCTGGAATCCATGGGTTTTCAGTGCAAAATGCCATTTGCTGGTGCAGGTGCTCCACCAGCAAGCTATCAAGGAGAGTTACAATGCCCAAAGTAGGTCAATACTTTATGTCGCGCTGAAATCATATTTATGTGACTAAAAATATCCTCTATTACACATAAACATCAAATCTCTTTTGATTTAGGTGGTGCTAGTCAGAGAAACCTGCAAAAATTTAAACATAGctacaattatttatattaacaaCTTGATGTTAATGTTCAATTACTATTGCATCTGCTTTtaccaaaaaaataaagaaagctTAAGCAATGTAATATTTTGAGATAATAATTGTACATTGACTAAAATGAAGACTACTCTCTCAAATCATCAAGAACGCTTGCTGACAGTGTGAAAAGCTAATGCTTGTTTTGCTGCGCAGGATTTCATTTAGCGATCATGATAATCATGATTTAAATGCTTCCAATGATAGTTTGGATCTCTGGAATGCATCTGCTGAGAATCGTAAGTTGTAATGTTGGACTATTGGTTATATACAAGATCTCAACCAATTTGGTTTACAATTTCCAAATGTCCTGACAGGATTGTAGCTAGCCAAAAAagtatattattttcttattgcaATATGTAACTCCGGCATACTATTAGGATTCTTTTTTCTTGATGTTGTTAACTAAATATATAGTTCTCTTCAAATTTTCTTTCCATCGTTTACTTTTCCAGAATTATCTGTTTTCGACATGCTTATTAATGATGAATCAGAGGTGGGTTCAGAAAGAAGTCTGGTTCATGAAGCTCATGTTGCATTTTCAGTTAAAGGTATGATACATTAACAATGGAGGGAGTCATTAAGGCAGTAGGTCATGCAGAAGTCGATTTTCCAAAGGAACTATAAGCAAACTTACATAAACAACTGTTTTTCATGAAGTTTCctctttttatttgaaatttattgTTGTTTGAAACGAAGAGTTAATTTTACGATTgcctataaatataaataaaagaaccACAGTAAGCCAAAAATTGGACACTGTAGGAATCGCCAGAAGATAAGTGGATAACTTCTAAATAGAATAGTAACAAAGAAAGTGGCTAGCGTGTAGAGTAGGAATTACAGTTATCCTTACTCATTTAGGCTCTAATTAACCTGCTAGTGCATCACTAAAGAAGGTGTCTCAACTTTGATTAATTACTTGTTTTCTATGTTATCATGATACTGATGCAGTGATATTGGTTTTCAAATTTCAACATCCTAATAACATGGTATTACCCAAATTTATTCTGGTTTATCAGGTTTAGGTAAGATCAGACCAAAGACTCCATTGCACTCACCAAAGCAAGAGGGCAGGTAATGGATAATCTGCAAGATCTCTCATATTCCCTATTCACTCGCTAGATGGTTGTTCTAATACCAGTTAGTTTTAGTTTCCTAGACTACTTTCTGTGTCATGTTGTTTCCATGAGCTGCATACTTCATGAATCTATTTTCCGTTTAAAATGGTACTTCTATTTGCAAGCAGCAATTAATTGTTTCTCTAAATTCAAATTTGTGGTTTACCTACATCATAAAAGAAGGGAATATGAGATTTCCAAAGAAAATAAATATGTTTATCACCAACCTGGAATTCTTTTTGATAGGTGTGATATGATGTGTAAGAAAATCTGGTTGCACTTCAAAGTTAATTGTTTGTTGAGGTATGGACTGGTAAAGTGCAATATTACTTATATAACTGATATGACACATTTAACTGGTGTAGGATGTATTTAAGGTGTGCCTGAGAATATCCTTCTATCATTCTTACAAATTTTTTTTCCCTGAAAAGGCGTCATTGATAAACCTCCCAGGAAGATTCCTTTACTTCATTTGGCCCTCTAAGTGGTAAATAGTTAAGTTCTTTTCATGGCATGAAGCCAAACAGTTCGAAGTTTTTGTACAACTGCTCAAGAGTGAAAGCTACTGAGAGATTTGTAGTCTTCAGTTCTCATTTATTAATATCTTCTATTCTTTTGTATCTTCTTATGGACTATGTTCAACTTACTTCTGTCTATCACACAACTTATATATTTTAGATTCTATGAGACTGACACATTCTTCAGCAGCTGAGTGCTAATTGTTTGTTTGAACAAAGTTTATATGATGTATTTCCTGGTAAACTAAAAGTTATAGAATTAAGGAgtggtaaaattttatctaaacAGATCTTAACTTTCTGCTATTGTAGAATCTCTTCTGATGATTGCTCATTACCGTGGAACTTTTCAAGGCAACTAAACTCATTGAGGGGTTCTAACTTTGTGCTCAATGATATTGAACTAGAAGTGGTGAGAGAACAAATTGATACTCAGTTTCTTATTTCTATGTTTGCTCTAAATTAATCTTTTCCTTGAAAAATAACCTTCACAttaaatctcttttcttttacaaCATTAGCCTCCCAAGAATATCATGTTTGTGATTGTGCATCTTAATGTTGTTTAACCTTAAATGATGGGATCGGACTATCAAATGAAATGCTCACTTTTTCTTCATTTGCTTCTTTTTGCAAATTGAATGTATTATATTCTCCTGAAAATTAAACTCAAGTTTCTTATCTTAAATTTGGTAGAGAAGGATTATTATTATCATGTGCTAAATGCAGGATGCTATGATGCAGGACATGGATGTTCCACTTGGTGGCAGTCATTCGCAGTTCTCAGTCGATATAACTGATTCACATGGCAATTGGAAGCCAAACCTCTCCACTTTCTCTGACGACATGCAACTTGACAGCCATTACAGAAATAGCAAGTGCTTTTTTAGTGACACTGACATTTCCTACAATATAGGAAGGGAAGATATATGGGATGGTGAGTCTCAGCTTTAGTCAGTGTTGGTTGTTTTGTTCATGAATCACAATTCTTATTGTTCATTTTACACATTGCACCAACTTGTGATTAAGATATTCAGAAATTCTTTTGCCTATCTTCACTTATTGTTTCAAACATAGATTTTATGTTAGTCATATCCATCTCCTTCATCAAGTCTGTGACTTAATCATAATAATGGGAATATCTCTTGCGGCAGACTATCATTCTTGTTCTCTATGTCAATAAGTACTATTTTGAACTAGTTCTTTTTTTCACAAAGCTTTTCTCATATTTAGATATTATTATACTGTGGAAGGCTTCTCTGGTGCAACatgtcattttctttttctttttctttttttcttttatgtttgtcGGCTAAAGTTAGCTACCAAGATGATGGCTTTCCCCATGAAAGGGAAGATGACATTTCTTGGAAATACTGGCCACACAAAATAGATGGTAATTCTGGAGATTTTTTGGATTATGAAAATGGTGAGATGCCAGATAATGCTTTTGAAGGGCATCAAATGCTGAGGAAAAGGTTAGCAATCAACAGTGAACATTTCCTTGTTCTGAGAGATAGGAGTATACCTTTTCTTTTTGATGAATTCATTACATCTATGCAGGGGTGTCAAAGCAACAAATTTGAATAGTTTAGGTGCTATTTCTCATTCAATTTATGGAATAGTTTAACTCAAcactttttatttaatattaacagGACAAATTAGTTTATAATTATTGCTTTGTTATTGGTTTTTTGCTGCATATGCTAACTTTGAACACAAATTATGATATGGCGTCATCCCTTTGTCTTTTAAGAATTTGGAGTGCGCTATTTCACTGACTGAGAATTTTCTGTGGGGGAAATCTCCAGATTCTTGGGATGATTGTTGGCTCAATTTACCTCCAAGAAGGAGgagttaaatgtgaaagtgtgGTTGCCGTATTTCTTTCATGTTATTATTCTTTACTTGATGCATCTATGATTAGAATTGTGATTAAGAATGTTTTCCATCCACCTCTAATTCTTGCTCTTTTTCCACAATCAGATCCTTCTCCAAAGCATTTATCATCTAAAGTTGGTCATGATTTGACAACTTTAATTTGGGAAAGGTATGAAATTTCCCTCCAAAGGTACTTGGGAAATTGGCCTtcttgttatttaattttctaaataGAACGGTTGCTTTGATATAGTGGCAGGTATAACCCAATTCAAACGGATTATGATATAAGAGATTTCCCAGCCCAACCAGGTTGGCCTTTTATTGAGACTGAAGATTCAAAGGATAGCATGAGCTTGCTGAGGTAAATTGTAGCTACTTTTTGTTGTAAGGTGATTTGGTTGGAAGGTACTACTTTAACTTACATATTTCCTCTCTCTCTCCCTCCCTCAAAGCTTTAGCAGTGAAGAATCATGCTCTTCTAGTGCAGGTTACGTTTGATTTCATAAATTGCTTTGACAATTCATTGTCATTTTGTAGTCTTTAATGAAAAGCTCCTCTTGTGAAACTAAGCaagcatttaaaatatttaattgcaGTTAGGGGTGAAACGATAGACAGTTCACCTCCAAATCTAATGCCTAGGCAGAGCAGAAGAATATGTAGTACATTTGGTAGGACCAGAATGAAGTATGATTTGGACAATGATTTTGGCAAGGAAACACGTTGCGAAGACAGAGATAATCTTGGGCAACCATCTGGCAAATATATGAGGACTCCAGTTCCGCACAAGTCAAAAGCAACCAAGCGTGCAAGCTATTGTCTCCAAGCGGGAATAGAACTATCTCAGAAATGGTTGCTTGAGGAAGGATGCAATGCAGTTGATATAGATTTGGGTTTCAGTTCTTCCCATTGCACCTCACAGGCAAACCTTCCATCTGTAGGATCCCAGCTGTGGGCTGAAGATCCTATTGGTGCCTTTCCTGTTCCTGAACTGAATCTTGATGTCAAATCTTGCTTTAATGCACCTAAGCACAGTGAATCTATTCACTGTTTGCCTTTTAGCTGTTTCACATCTGAGAAGTTTGCTTTTTGCCAACCATTGAATCAAACAAACTCTTTTGATTCTCCTGTATTCTCAAATATCAGGGCTGGATCAATCAAGCATGTCCTATCTCCAGATTCAGGAAGACAAGGTGTTCCTTTGGATTTGTTTGATGCTGATCAACATAGAGAGATTGGATTTCTTGATTTATCAGTACGAGGACGAGTTAATGGAGATGATAAAAGAAAATCAAGGTCCCCACCAACCAATTGCGAACAGTTAGAATTTGAAATGGAAAATTGCTTTGGAAATGATTTATTCCTTTCAAAGGAGCCCATAGTAATGGGTGGTTCAAATCCCAATAACAAGGAGGATGAATTCAAGGAAGCAAAAGATGAAACTCTAGAAACAAAGGGAAGCCTTGGTGTGAAAACATCACCATCTGTTAAGATCCATGAGAAAGGAGAGAGCAAAGGGTAACTATAACCTACTCAgatttcatctttccaatttgcCATCACTCTTTTTTCCTTGCCCTCTGTCAAGGAAGATGCTGAGATAAGGCTTTTCATTGCTACTAGATATGAGTGTGATGTAGAAATTCCACTTCCTTGTCAAAGCGGGACAGAACAGAAGGTATATCTTATTTTAGCATAcggtttttttaatatatatacatatatgcatattaaaGTTTGAACTGCCATTAGATATTTGCTTGATGTTCTGGATTCATGTATAACGTTTGAATCAGAGCTCAATGCAGGAACAGAAATGAAAGGTCCAGGGTTGAGGAGGGAAAAGCTATAAATAGAGGAGAGTAAGGTGGGGATAATCTAAGCAGGTAGGAAAAATAGCTATGTTGTTCAATTTGTTTAGCTAGAGAAAGTTGCAAGGAAGGGAAATGGAACATTTGATTATGCCTTGCCTTGGACATTTTTATCGTCATCAAGAAGTTGAAAAAATATAAATAGAGTTGGAGATTGGGTAACAGGGGATTCTAGGTTTTCTGGTTTTCTCTAATCGATACACTTTTAAGTAGCAGAAAATGGTGgcgactcttttttttttttttttttttgttaactgCCTAGAATTGAACTAAGCTCTTTTGCAATTGCTATTGCTAATCCCAGCAACTACTCCATCTGTCAATGTGTAATGTTTCATTTCTCTGATAATGATGGGCTGATCCTGTGGAAGGGCGGTTGCCTTGCCCCACCTGGAGCTAATCCAACCTTGGAAAGATTTCACCAATTTCGATGTCCAGAGAACCCGGGAAAAGACCCCAAGTCAATTAAGTTTTGAACCATTGACATGAAATTGGAAACCCCATTTCCCCCGGTGTTATTAGCATAATAATTGCAGCTTTGGTCCACCGGTTCTATTGTgtgtatttatattttaaattataatttcaacATACTAAAGGGTCTGAGATAACTAAAATGGTCATTGAACTTTGGTGATAATTTTTTTGCCATTGAAATATAAGGTTTTGGTCACTTTGTTTATTAATAGCCGCATTAATTtaaggttaaatataaaatttcatcTCTGAATTATAGCTAATACATTCCATTTGGTACTTCAATAATATTTTtagtaataaatttaaaatattaaaaattttaagtataaaaaatcttgaaaattctgaaaatttactatttattatttgaaattaaaaaacaattttaaaattataattatgtaaaaaaattaaaaatcataaaaatttaacaATTGTATAATAGTTTTGTTTATTATCAACTTAACGTGAACAAATTTATGTCATTGGAAACCTACTGCGAATTTAACCAATGTGTATTTCCACTCAAGTTCAGGTCAACAGAAAATAACAGAGCTTAGGGGTTTTACCTATGTTTTCTAGCTGACGTTGGCCTTTGCTCTGTTGTTCGAGAATGGCCAAATTTAAAAACTAATGCAAGCTTGTGAATAATGCAGGAGCCCACAGTGTGAATTGAGGGTCCATCAATAGTGCTGTAACAACTAGTGTAAAGCCAGAGTCCACTGACAATGCAGTGACCCCCAATGTCAAGCCAGAATCACCTGGGAAGATTTGGTAAGTGCTCTGTTCATTAACTGAAAGTTTTCTGGTGATCTAAAAAATCGAAAGTTGTGTTTGATGTTTATCTTTAGATATATGCTTATTTGAAGTTTTTCAGAAGATCTGATAGGATAGTCGTCTTTTAATGTTTTGTTTTCCTAGTGAATAGTCTGCTTCAACATTTGAATCTTATTCATGTTTCCTTTTCATATGTGCTTATATTACGAGCTTCGACATCTAGTAACATTTTTTTAAGAGCCTTCATAAAGACTTTTAACAGCTACCATTTCTTCTAAAAACAAATGCTTTTGGTTTTATCCAACCAAGTGAGGGCCTTTATGATTTTCAAGCCAGGGCAAAGAAACATGTTTTACATTTGCATGCTTGATATTTTGTTTCATGATGAGTTTTGTGGAGATAATCACTACTCAGAGCTTAGTTTCATGAAATGTCATTCTCATACGTGCAAATTAATTTGTTGTCGTTTGTGTGTTAATCAAAATGTTGTTGGCAT
Above is a genomic segment from Gossypium arboreum isolate Shixiya-1 chromosome 8, ASM2569848v2, whole genome shotgun sequence containing:
- the LOC108481914 gene encoding uncharacterized protein LOC108481914 isoform X2; the protein is MLQWMGGSRRKVTISRKSTHNRQRQYFEQRKQQEKTTGYEGHADETSIAGRHQKECRSLDILSLLNLSTFSAVGSHCKSGPSTIKYQMPEDPAKIITSSVPPSYSVKIKEAGAPPASYQGELQCPKISFSDHDNHDLNASNDSLDLWNASAENQLSVFDMLINDESEVGSERSLVHEAHVAFSVKGLGKIRPKTPLHSPKQEGRISSDDCSLPWNFSRQLNSLRGSNFVLNDIELEVDMDVPLGGSHSQFSVDITDSHGNWKPNLSTFSDDMQLDSHYRNSKCFFSDTDISYNIGREDIWDDPSPKHLSSKVGHDLTTLIWESGRYNPIQTDYDIRDFPAQPGWPFIETEDSKDSMSLLSFSSEESCSSSAVRGETIDSSPPNLMPRQSRRICSTFGRTRMKYDLDNDFGKETRCEDRDNLGQPSGKYMRTPVPHKSKATKRASYCLQAGIELSQKWLLEEGCNAVDIDLGFSSSHCTSQANLPSVGSQLWAEDPIGAFPVPELNLDVKSCFNAPKHSESIHCLPFSCFTSEKFAFCQPLNQTNSFDSPVFSNIRAGSIKHVLSPDSGRQGVPLDLFDADQHREIGFLDLSVRGRVNGDDKRKSRSPPTNCEQLEFEMENCFGNDLFLSKEPIVMGGSNPNNKEDEFKEAKDETLETKGSLGVKTSPSVKIHEKGESKGYECDVEIPLPCQSGTEQKEQK
- the LOC108481914 gene encoding uncharacterized protein LOC108481914 isoform X1, with product MLQWMGGSRRKVTISRKSTHNRQRQYFEQRKQQEKTTGYEGHADETSIAGRHQKECRSLDILSLLNLSTFSAVGSHCKSGPSTIKYQMPEDPAKIITSSVPPSYSVKIKEAGAPPASYQGELQCPKISFSDHDNHDLNASNDSLDLWNASAENQLSVFDMLINDESEVGSERSLVHEAHVAFSVKGLGKIRPKTPLHSPKQEGRISSDDCSLPWNFSRQLNSLRGSNFVLNDIELEVDMDVPLGGSHSQFSVDITDSHGNWKPNLSTFSDDMQLDSHYRNSKCFFSDTDISYNIGREDIWDDPSPKHLSSKVGHDLTTLIWESGRYNPIQTDYDIRDFPAQPGWPFIETEDSKDSMSLLSFSSEESCSSSAVRGETIDSSPPNLMPRQSRRICSTFGRTRMKYDLDNDFGKETRCEDRDNLGQPSGKYMRTPVPHKSKATKRASYCLQAGIELSQKWLLEEGCNAVDIDLGFSSSHCTSQANLPSVGSQLWAEDPIGAFPVPELNLDVKSCFNAPKHSESIHCLPFSCFTSEKFAFCQPLNQTNSFDSPVFSNIRAGSIKHVLSPDSGRQGVPLDLFDADQHREIGFLDLSVRGRVNGDDKRKSRSPPTNCEQLEFEMENCFGNDLFLSKEPIVMGGSNPNNKEDEFKEAKDETLETKGSLGVKTSPSVKIHEKGESKGYECDVEIPLPCQSGTEQKSSMQEQK
- the LOC108481914 gene encoding uncharacterized protein LOC108481914 isoform X3, which translates into the protein MLQWMGGSRRKVTISRKSTHNRQRQYFEQRKQQEKTTGYEGHADETSIAGRHQKECRSLDILSLLNLSTFSAVGSHCKSGPSTIKYQMPEDPAKIITSSVPPSYSVKIKEAGAPPASYQGELQCPKISFSDHDNHDLNASNDSLDLWNASAENQLSVFDMLINDESEVGSERSLVHEAHVAFSVKGLGKIRPKTPLHSPKQEGRISSDDCSLPWNFSRQLNSLRGSNFVLNDIELEVDMDVPLGGSHSQFSVDITDSHGNWKPNLSTFSDDMQLDSHYRNSKCFFSDTDISYNIGREDIWDDPSPKHLSSKVGHDLTTLIWESGRYNPIQTDYDIRDFPAQPGWPFIETEDSKDSMSLLSFSSEESCSSSAVRGETIDSSPPNLMPRQSRRICSTFGRTRMKYDLDNDFGKETRCEDRDNLGQPSGKYMRTPVPHKSKATKRASYCLQAGIELSQKWLLEEGCNAVDIDLGFSSSHCTSQANLPSVGSQLWAEDPIGLDQSSMSYLQIQEDKVFLWICLMLINIERLDFLIYQYEDELMEMIKENQGPHQPIANS